A genomic segment from Curtobacterium sp. MCSS17_007 encodes:
- the gatC gene encoding Asp-tRNA(Asn)/Glu-tRNA(Gln) amidotransferase subunit GatC yields MPDITSEQVAHLANLARIALTPDEIEKLTGELSHIVESVAKVAEVATDDVPATSHPVPLGNVTRPDVVGQTLTQEQALSGAPDSDGERFRVTAILGEEQ; encoded by the coding sequence ATGCCTGACATCACGAGCGAGCAGGTCGCCCACCTGGCGAACCTCGCGCGTATCGCACTCACGCCCGACGAGATCGAGAAGCTGACCGGGGAGCTGTCGCACATCGTCGAGAGCGTCGCCAAGGTCGCCGAGGTCGCGACCGACGACGTCCCGGCGACGAGCCACCCGGTGCCGCTCGGCAACGTCACCCGACCCGACGTGGTGGGGCAGACGCTGACCCAGGAGCAGGCGCTGTCCGGCGCTCCGGACTCCGACGGCGAACGGTTCCGCGTGACGGCCATCCTGGGAGAAGAGCAGTGA
- the ligA gene encoding NAD-dependent DNA ligase LigA, with the protein MSETTPADSADSTFETMAPADLDAAQAQREVDRLRTRVNELRHEYYEGNGSTVSDAEYDTMVRRLDAIEQRFPDLLTPDSPTQTVGGQAQTVQFAPVEHAERMLSLDNVFSPEELTDWAVKVQRDAGSERIRFLTELKIDGLAINLRYEHGRLVSAATRGDGVVGEDVTGNVRTMGSIPDRLSGEGHPAIVEVRGEIFFPVAEFDELNARQRDAGERVFANPRNAAAGSLRQKEEGKSDAKRALMVDRLRRLRMLVHGIGAWPVRDLERDTEVHSQSEVYELLQTWGLPTSSHYRVFDTVDEVLGFVRTTGERRASVEHQIDGVVVKVDDLALHEELGSTSRAPRWAIAYKYPPEEVHTKLLDIVVSVGRTGRATPFAVMQPAEVAGSVVRQATLHNQDVVKAKGVLIGDTVVLRKAGDVIPEVLGPVVDLRDGSEREFVMPAACPECGTPLAPAKEGDKDLRCPNARSCPAQVRGRVEHIASRGSLDIEGLGEVAAAALTQPLHPEQPPLVTEAGLFDLTMEDIVPIEVIVRDAETGMEKTDEDGTPKRVTPFSRARKKTDPPFDPAARGADHTGEPSRYPSKNAFEMLANIEAAKTKPLWRIMVGLSIRHVGPVAARALANHFGSLDRIRNASHEELAAVDGVGGIIADALLDWFAVDWHREIIDRWTAAGVQFTTPDHPGPGAAVEGGVLSGVTVVATGSLEGYTREGAQEAIIAAGGKAASSVSKKTDFVAAGPGAGSKLTKAEQLGLRIIDAEQFRLLVTEGPGALAPAEDRDGTGSSAGEPAEEQPAAG; encoded by the coding sequence ATGAGCGAGACCACGCCCGCCGACTCCGCCGACTCGACGTTCGAGACGATGGCCCCGGCCGACCTCGACGCCGCCCAGGCCCAGCGGGAGGTCGACCGCCTCCGCACGCGCGTCAACGAGCTGCGGCACGAGTACTACGAGGGGAACGGCTCGACCGTCTCGGACGCCGAGTACGACACGATGGTCCGCCGACTCGACGCGATCGAGCAGCGCTTCCCCGACCTCCTCACGCCGGACAGCCCGACCCAGACCGTCGGCGGCCAGGCCCAGACCGTGCAGTTCGCGCCGGTCGAGCACGCCGAGCGCATGCTCAGCCTCGACAACGTCTTCAGCCCCGAAGAGCTCACCGACTGGGCGGTCAAGGTGCAGCGCGACGCCGGGTCGGAGCGCATCCGGTTCCTGACCGAGCTGAAGATCGACGGTCTGGCGATCAACCTGCGGTACGAGCACGGCCGGCTGGTGTCGGCGGCCACCCGCGGCGACGGCGTGGTCGGCGAGGACGTCACCGGCAACGTCCGGACCATGGGCTCGATCCCGGACCGGCTGTCCGGCGAGGGGCACCCGGCGATCGTCGAGGTGCGCGGCGAGATCTTCTTCCCGGTCGCCGAGTTCGACGAGCTGAACGCCCGCCAGCGCGACGCGGGGGAGCGCGTCTTCGCGAACCCGCGCAACGCGGCGGCCGGGTCGCTCCGCCAGAAGGAGGAGGGCAAGTCCGACGCGAAGCGGGCCCTGATGGTCGACCGGCTGCGGCGCCTCCGGATGCTCGTGCACGGCATCGGCGCGTGGCCGGTCCGCGACCTCGAGCGCGACACCGAGGTGCACTCGCAGTCCGAGGTCTACGAGCTGCTGCAGACGTGGGGGCTGCCGACGAGCTCGCACTACCGGGTGTTCGACACGGTGGACGAGGTCCTCGGCTTCGTCCGGACCACCGGTGAGCGTCGCGCGTCGGTCGAGCACCAGATCGACGGCGTCGTGGTGAAGGTCGACGACCTGGCCCTGCACGAGGAACTCGGGTCGACCTCCCGGGCGCCGCGCTGGGCAATCGCGTACAAGTACCCGCCGGAGGAGGTCCACACGAAACTCCTCGACATCGTCGTCAGTGTCGGACGGACCGGACGTGCGACCCCGTTCGCCGTGATGCAGCCGGCCGAGGTCGCCGGCTCGGTGGTGCGCCAGGCGACCCTGCACAACCAGGACGTCGTGAAGGCGAAGGGTGTCCTCATCGGTGACACGGTCGTCCTGCGCAAGGCGGGTGACGTCATCCCCGAGGTCCTCGGCCCGGTGGTCGACCTCCGTGACGGCAGCGAGCGCGAGTTCGTCATGCCCGCGGCGTGCCCCGAGTGCGGCACGCCCCTCGCACCGGCGAAGGAGGGAGACAAGGACCTCCGCTGCCCGAACGCCCGCAGCTGCCCGGCGCAGGTGCGCGGGCGCGTGGAGCACATCGCCTCCCGCGGATCGCTCGACATCGAGGGCCTGGGCGAGGTCGCCGCCGCGGCACTCACCCAGCCGCTGCACCCCGAGCAGCCGCCGCTCGTCACCGAAGCCGGCCTGTTCGACCTGACGATGGAGGACATCGTCCCCATCGAGGTGATCGTCCGCGACGCCGAGACCGGCATGGAGAAGACCGACGAGGACGGCACCCCGAAACGCGTGACGCCGTTCAGCCGCGCCCGCAAGAAGACCGACCCGCCGTTCGACCCCGCAGCGCGCGGTGCGGACCACACGGGCGAGCCGAGCCGCTACCCGTCGAAGAACGCGTTCGAGATGCTCGCGAACATCGAGGCCGCGAAGACCAAGCCGCTCTGGCGCATCATGGTCGGGCTGAGCATCCGGCACGTCGGCCCCGTCGCCGCCCGCGCGCTCGCGAACCACTTCGGGTCGCTCGACCGCATCCGGAACGCGTCGCACGAGGAGCTCGCGGCGGTCGACGGTGTCGGCGGGATCATCGCGGACGCCCTGCTCGACTGGTTCGCGGTCGACTGGCACCGCGAGATCATCGACCGCTGGACCGCGGCCGGCGTGCAGTTCACCACGCCGGACCACCCCGGCCCCGGAGCGGCCGTCGAGGGTGGTGTGCTCAGCGGGGTCACCGTCGTCGCGACCGGCTCGCTCGAGGGCTACACGCGCGAGGGCGCGCAGGAGGCGATCATCGCCGCCGGCGGCAAGGCCGCGTCGAGCGTGAGCAAGAAGACCGACTTCGTCGCGGCCGGACCGGGGGCGGGGTCGAAGCTGACCAAGGCGGAGCAGCTCGGTCTGCGCATCATCGACGCGGAGCAGTTCCGGTTGCTCGTGACCGAGGGCCCGGGAGCCCTCGCGCCCGCCGAGGATCGCGACGGGACCGGCTCCAGCGCGGGGGAACCCGCCGAGGAGCAGCCCGCCGCGGGGTGA
- the mnmA gene encoding tRNA 2-thiouridine(34) synthase MnmA: MRVLAAMSGGVDSAVAAARAVDAGHDVVGVHLALSRMPGTLRTGSRGCCTIEDSMDAQRAASALGIPYYVWDFSARFKEDVVDDFVAEYQAGRTPNPCMRCNERIKFAALLEKALALGFDAVCTGHYASIVTGADGARELHRSAAWAKDQSYVLGVLTAEQLDHAMFPLGATPSKDEVRAEAAARGLTVAQKPDSYDICFIPDGDTRGWLADRVGTEPGSVVERDGTVVGEHEGATGYTVGQRRGLHLGRPAPDGKPRFVLEIRPKDNTVVVGPKEALDVRAMAGARYTWAGTAPADPTVLFACDVQIRAHADPVPATARVTDGELVIDVDQPLSGVAPGQTAVVYVGTRVLGQCTIDRTVSAVPATV, translated from the coding sequence ATGCGTGTACTTGCGGCGATGAGCGGTGGGGTCGACTCGGCGGTGGCCGCGGCCCGGGCGGTCGACGCCGGCCACGACGTCGTCGGGGTGCACCTCGCGCTGAGCCGGATGCCGGGCACACTCCGCACCGGCAGCCGCGGGTGCTGCACCATCGAGGACTCGATGGACGCCCAGCGCGCGGCGTCGGCGCTCGGGATCCCGTACTACGTGTGGGACTTCTCGGCGCGGTTCAAGGAAGACGTCGTCGACGACTTCGTCGCGGAGTACCAGGCCGGCCGGACGCCGAACCCCTGCATGCGCTGCAACGAGCGGATCAAGTTCGCCGCGCTGCTCGAGAAGGCGCTCGCCCTCGGGTTCGACGCCGTCTGCACGGGGCACTACGCCTCGATCGTCACGGGGGCCGACGGTGCCCGTGAGCTGCACCGCTCGGCCGCGTGGGCGAAGGACCAGTCGTACGTGCTCGGCGTGCTGACGGCCGAGCAGCTCGACCACGCGATGTTCCCGCTCGGGGCGACCCCGTCGAAGGACGAGGTCCGGGCCGAGGCCGCCGCGCGCGGGCTGACGGTGGCACAGAAGCCGGACTCCTACGACATCTGCTTCATCCCCGACGGCGACACCCGCGGGTGGCTGGCCGACCGGGTCGGTACGGAGCCGGGTTCCGTGGTGGAGCGCGACGGCACGGTCGTCGGCGAGCACGAGGGCGCGACGGGCTACACGGTCGGGCAGCGCCGCGGCCTGCACCTGGGGCGCCCGGCGCCGGACGGCAAGCCGCGGTTCGTCCTCGAGATCCGGCCGAAGGACAACACGGTCGTCGTCGGGCCGAAGGAGGCCCTCGACGTCCGCGCGATGGCGGGTGCCCGCTACACCTGGGCCGGGACCGCCCCGGCGGACCCGACCGTCCTGTTCGCGTGCGACGTGCAGATCCGCGCGCACGCCGACCCGGTGCCGGCGACCGCGCGGGTGACGGACGGGGAGCTCGTGATCGACGTCGACCAGCCGCTCTCGGGCGTCGCGCCGGGTCAGACCGCCGTCGTCTACGTGGGCACCCGTGTGCTCGGGCAGTGCACGATCGACCGGACCGTGAGCGCCGTCCCCGCCACCGTCTGA
- a CDS encoding alpha/beta hydrolase translates to MLLIAAALLTASMHSMRVIEAPAAPTVAVRVDVAEVPPDPVLGPEPRAAGPASVDLEALAHARGREFLTDLVAVDPADLARADRDGRVIATAQDRPPTAVDVAAWWGALPAATHDRLVAGAPAVVGNLDGVPYDVRDRANRLTLAREAPGAVGSSGGIDIDADADADAVTDSARTAMLEQVRAALHREPGEAERALVVLDTRGTGRAAIAVGDLGTARDVTVVVPGMFFTVTGQMHDFTDTAGHLYDEQSTVAALAASRTDRSAASSAVVAWMGYRTPDMSNILSLGLAQTGAERLERVVDGLDAVRGDDRPRLNVVAHSYGSTTALMALSSGHMQADSLTVLGSPGSDVRTAQELAVHAGQVYVGDAHSDPIAGSGYFGTDPGSPGFGSTLLDLSADSVARDDGPFRRPEGHNDYLKPGTASLHDVALIAVGRGDLVRHQARRGQDGGDAPRTAPDMYLLRPQDLQPRD, encoded by the coding sequence TTGCTGCTCATCGCTGCGGCCCTGCTCACCGCCTCGATGCACTCGATGAGAGTGATCGAGGCCCCAGCCGCGCCCACGGTCGCCGTGCGCGTGGACGTCGCCGAGGTCCCTCCGGACCCGGTCCTCGGGCCGGAGCCGCGAGCAGCGGGGCCGGCCTCGGTGGACCTCGAGGCGCTCGCGCACGCACGCGGTCGGGAGTTCCTGACCGACCTCGTCGCCGTCGACCCGGCCGACCTCGCTCGCGCCGACCGTGACGGGCGGGTCATCGCCACCGCGCAGGACCGGCCGCCGACCGCCGTCGACGTCGCAGCGTGGTGGGGAGCGCTCCCCGCCGCCACCCACGACCGGCTCGTCGCGGGCGCTCCCGCCGTCGTCGGCAACCTCGACGGCGTGCCGTACGACGTCCGGGACCGCGCGAACCGACTCACCCTCGCCCGCGAGGCGCCCGGCGCAGTCGGGTCGAGCGGCGGGATCGACATCGATGCCGATGCCGATGCCGATGCCGTGACGGACTCCGCCCGCACGGCGATGCTCGAACAGGTCCGGGCGGCCCTGCACCGTGAGCCGGGTGAGGCGGAACGTGCCCTCGTCGTGCTCGACACCCGAGGGACCGGACGCGCGGCCATCGCCGTCGGCGACCTCGGCACCGCCCGCGACGTGACGGTGGTCGTCCCCGGGATGTTCTTCACCGTCACCGGGCAGATGCACGACTTCACGGACACCGCCGGGCACCTCTACGACGAGCAGTCGACGGTCGCCGCGCTGGCCGCGAGTCGCACCGACCGGAGCGCCGCGAGCAGTGCCGTCGTGGCGTGGATGGGCTACCGGACGCCCGACATGTCGAACATCCTCTCCCTCGGTCTCGCGCAGACCGGCGCCGAGCGGCTCGAGCGGGTGGTGGACGGACTCGACGCCGTCCGCGGCGACGACCGGCCCCGCCTCAACGTCGTCGCCCACTCGTACGGATCGACCACGGCGCTCATGGCGCTCTCCTCCGGGCACATGCAGGCGGACTCGCTCACGGTGCTCGGGTCACCCGGCAGCGACGTGCGGACCGCGCAGGAGCTCGCCGTGCACGCGGGCCAGGTCTACGTGGGTGACGCGCACAGCGATCCGATCGCCGGTTCCGGGTACTTCGGCACCGACCCGGGCTCGCCCGGGTTCGGCTCGACGCTCCTCGACCTGTCCGCCGACAGCGTCGCCCGCGACGACGGGCCCTTCCGCCGTCCGGAGGGACACAACGACTACCTCAAGCCCGGCACGGCGTCGCTCCACGACGTCGCGCTCATCGCCGTCGGTCGTGGGGACCTGGTGCGACACCAGGCGCGGCGTGGCCAGGACGGCGGCGACGCGCCGCGGACGGCTCCGGACATGTACCTCCTGCGTCCGCAGGACCTCCAGCCCCGCGACTGA
- a CDS encoding VTT domain-containing protein, protein MHSVALALIPWLDPQYILDHFGAIAVLVVCAIVFAETGLLIGFIFPGDSLLVITGLFAFDRGGQIGGIPIWVAALMIGAAAFLGGELGYYIGKKAGPPIFERKESGLFSKENVDRTNAFFHRFGPLAVILARFVPVVRTFLPIAAGVGRMNYKKYSLYNAVGAVVWGVGVTFLGYFLGYIPPIAYIVRNYIDVILILAVLVTVVPAGLHYWRTARKAKHAAEAEQAAAQRAATDGPAWPAGQ, encoded by the coding sequence ATGCACTCCGTCGCACTCGCCCTGATCCCGTGGCTCGACCCGCAGTACATCCTCGACCACTTCGGGGCCATCGCCGTGCTCGTGGTCTGCGCCATCGTCTTCGCCGAGACGGGCCTGCTCATCGGGTTCATCTTCCCCGGCGACAGCCTGCTCGTCATCACGGGTCTCTTCGCCTTCGACCGCGGCGGCCAGATCGGTGGCATCCCGATCTGGGTGGCAGCGCTGATGATCGGCGCCGCAGCGTTCCTCGGTGGTGAGCTCGGGTACTACATCGGCAAGAAGGCCGGACCCCCGATCTTCGAGCGCAAGGAGAGCGGCCTGTTCTCCAAGGAGAACGTCGACCGGACGAACGCGTTCTTCCACCGCTTCGGCCCGCTCGCGGTCATCCTCGCGCGGTTCGTCCCCGTGGTCCGCACCTTCCTGCCGATCGCGGCCGGGGTCGGGCGCATGAACTACAAGAAGTACTCGCTGTACAACGCCGTCGGCGCGGTCGTCTGGGGCGTCGGCGTGACCTTCCTCGGGTACTTCCTCGGCTACATCCCGCCGATCGCCTACATCGTGCGGAACTACATCGACGTGATCCTCATCCTCGCGGTGCTCGTCACGGTCGTCCCCGCGGGCCTGCACTACTGGCGCACGGCGCGCAAGGCGAAGCACGCGGCCGAGGCCGAGCAGGCAGCGGCCCAGCGTGCAGCGACCGACGGTCCTGCCTGGCCCGCAGGGCAGTAG
- a CDS encoding transglycosylase domain-containing protein, translating into MRAKRWTGALLTFVAMSGLAGLLVAVAVTPAVAVAGEGTSGAVSFFEDLPSYLEIQTPQQVSSVYATKGGQQVKIASFYAENRTDVASDQMAESLKRAAIDTEDPRFEAEGGIDVLGTLRGVAATVVGGDVQGGSSITQQYVKNVLVQQCEELTGKDAADTQRKIAACYEDAAGVTPQRKLQEMRYAIAVDKKYTKDQVLTGYLDLVGLGGRVYGAEAGAEHYFGVHAKDLSLVQSATLVAILNNPANLRIDEPDDEDNGAANGYAATKTRRDYVLQRMYVHHDISKAQLDQAEATPITPQVTDTANGCSAAASADDAGYFCDYVRDQVLQDPAFGTTAAERIQTLDTKGLEIHTSLDLDLQAQAQAALSTYVPATMDGVDLGGTNVTVEPGTGRVLSMVQNTTYTQGDAAGAGATAIDYNADSAYGNSGGFQTGSTYKVFTLAEWLASGHTLSQSVPTGEHTFAQSEFTNSCERLGGPDWQVANAEAVPASMSVQAATSESINTAFGAMAKQLDLCKIKELAQSMGIHQANGSAPASNPASVLGTNQLSPIDLAEAYAGFANGGVVCTPTVIDSVREADGTTIRPTPSSCTRGVSADVAGTVDFALQGVLTGDGTAASANPGDSTPKFAKTGTTDGDVQNWLVASSTKYTNATWIGNVTGNVGLAHVSFPQGTTGYSAKFGVGRSMMSWLDQRYGGDALPEPDPAMIGATPRAQQQSSGDGAAGGPSAGEEPGPAPVTNGASTDGAATDGAATGSTTAGTGADGSTGTGTGAAPAGPGVVGGGNGTGRGTTPGGATGQAPGHG; encoded by the coding sequence ATGCGTGCGAAGCGGTGGACCGGGGCCCTGTTGACCTTCGTCGCGATGTCCGGCCTCGCGGGCCTGCTGGTGGCGGTGGCCGTGACGCCCGCGGTCGCGGTGGCCGGCGAGGGCACCTCGGGGGCGGTCTCGTTCTTCGAGGACCTGCCGAGCTACCTCGAGATCCAGACGCCGCAGCAGGTGTCGTCGGTGTACGCGACGAAGGGCGGGCAGCAGGTCAAGATCGCGTCCTTCTACGCCGAGAACCGGACCGACGTCGCGTCCGACCAGATGGCGGAGTCCCTGAAGCGCGCAGCGATCGACACCGAGGACCCGCGGTTCGAGGCCGAGGGCGGCATCGACGTGCTCGGCACCCTGCGCGGCGTCGCGGCGACGGTCGTGGGCGGGGACGTGCAGGGCGGGTCGAGCATCACCCAGCAGTACGTGAAGAACGTCCTCGTGCAGCAGTGCGAGGAGCTGACCGGCAAGGACGCCGCGGACACACAGCGGAAGATCGCGGCCTGCTACGAGGACGCCGCCGGGGTGACCCCGCAGCGCAAGCTCCAGGAGATGCGGTACGCGATCGCCGTCGACAAGAAGTACACGAAGGACCAGGTCCTCACGGGGTACCTCGACCTCGTCGGTCTCGGCGGCCGGGTCTACGGCGCCGAGGCCGGCGCCGAGCACTACTTCGGCGTGCACGCGAAGGACCTGTCGCTCGTGCAGTCGGCGACCCTCGTCGCGATCCTCAACAACCCCGCGAACCTGCGCATCGACGAGCCGGACGACGAGGACAACGGTGCGGCGAACGGCTACGCCGCGACGAAGACCCGGCGGGACTACGTCCTGCAGCGCATGTACGTGCACCACGACATCTCGAAGGCGCAGCTCGACCAGGCGGAGGCCACCCCGATCACGCCACAGGTCACCGACACCGCGAACGGGTGCTCGGCGGCGGCGAGTGCCGACGACGCGGGGTACTTCTGCGACTACGTCCGTGACCAGGTGCTGCAGGACCCGGCGTTCGGCACGACCGCCGCGGAGCGCATCCAGACGCTCGACACGAAGGGACTCGAGATCCACACCTCGCTCGACCTCGACCTGCAGGCCCAGGCACAGGCGGCGCTGTCGACCTACGTCCCCGCGACCATGGACGGCGTCGACCTCGGCGGCACGAACGTCACGGTCGAGCCGGGCACGGGCCGGGTGTTGTCGATGGTGCAGAACACCACCTACACGCAGGGCGACGCCGCCGGTGCCGGGGCGACCGCGATCGACTACAACGCGGACTCGGCGTACGGGAACTCCGGCGGGTTCCAGACCGGTTCGACCTACAAGGTGTTCACGCTCGCCGAGTGGCTCGCGTCCGGGCACACGTTGTCCCAGTCGGTGCCGACCGGCGAGCACACCTTCGCGCAGTCGGAGTTCACGAACTCGTGCGAGCGGCTCGGCGGTCCCGACTGGCAGGTCGCCAACGCCGAAGCGGTGCCCGCGAGCATGAGCGTGCAGGCGGCGACCTCCGAGTCGATCAACACCGCGTTCGGGGCGATGGCGAAGCAGCTCGACCTCTGCAAGATCAAGGAGCTCGCGCAGTCCATGGGCATCCACCAGGCGAACGGGAGCGCCCCGGCGTCGAACCCGGCCTCGGTGCTCGGCACGAACCAGCTCTCGCCGATCGACCTCGCGGAGGCGTACGCGGGCTTCGCGAACGGCGGCGTCGTCTGCACCCCGACCGTGATCGACTCGGTGCGGGAGGCCGACGGGACGACGATCCGGCCGACGCCTTCGAGCTGCACGCGCGGGGTCTCCGCCGACGTCGCCGGCACGGTCGACTTCGCGTTGCAGGGGGTCCTGACCGGCGACGGCACGGCTGCGTCGGCGAACCCGGGCGACAGCACCCCGAAGTTCGCGAAGACCGGCACGACCGACGGTGACGTGCAGAACTGGCTCGTCGCGTCGAGCACGAAGTACACGAACGCCACGTGGATCGGGAACGTCACGGGGAACGTCGGCCTGGCGCACGTCTCCTTCCCGCAGGGCACGACCGGGTACAGCGCGAAGTTCGGCGTCGGCCGCTCGATGATGTCCTGGCTCGACCAGCGGTACGGCGGTGACGCCCTGCCGGAGCCGGACCCCGCGATGATCGGCGCGACGCCGCGCGCACAGCAGCAGTCGTCCGGTGACGGCGCGGCCGGTGGACCGTCGGCGGGGGAGGAGCCCGGCCCGGCGCCCGTGACGAACGGTGCGAGCACGGACGGCGCGGCCACGGACGGCGCTGCGACCGGCAGCACGACGGCCGGCACCGGAGCGGACGGGTCGACGGGGACCGGGACGGGGGCCGCCCCGGCCGGACCGGGCGTCGTCGGCGGCGGCAACGGGACGGGGCGGGGGACCACGCCGGGCGGGGCGACGGGGCAGGCACCGGGCCACGGGTAG
- the rdgB gene encoding RdgB/HAM1 family non-canonical purine NTP pyrophosphatase translates to MTGGTVVLATHNQGKVVELRGILGEALGEGVELVGYDGPEPVEDGDTYAANALIKARAAVAHTGLPALADDSGIAVDALGGAPGIHSARYAGTRVDADNIALLLQNLEGVVERTAAFVCAAAFVTPDGTEHLFEAVWNGEVLTEPVGDGGHGYDPVFQPDDADRSAAQLSRDEKNALSHRSKAFRGIAPIVREYFAV, encoded by the coding sequence GTGACCGGCGGCACCGTCGTCCTGGCGACGCACAACCAGGGGAAGGTCGTCGAGCTGCGGGGCATCCTCGGCGAAGCCTTGGGCGAGGGCGTCGAGCTCGTCGGCTACGACGGTCCGGAGCCCGTCGAGGACGGCGACACCTACGCGGCCAACGCCCTCATCAAGGCGCGCGCGGCGGTCGCCCACACGGGGCTGCCGGCGCTCGCCGACGACTCCGGCATCGCGGTCGACGCACTCGGGGGAGCCCCCGGCATCCACTCGGCCCGGTACGCCGGGACGCGCGTGGACGCGGACAACATCGCGCTGCTGCTGCAGAACCTCGAGGGCGTGGTCGAACGGACCGCCGCCTTCGTCTGCGCCGCGGCGTTCGTCACCCCGGACGGCACCGAGCACCTGTTCGAGGCGGTCTGGAACGGCGAGGTCCTGACGGAACCGGTCGGGGACGGCGGGCACGGGTACGACCCGGTGTTCCAGCCGGACGACGCCGACCGCTCCGCAGCACAGCTGTCCCGCGACGAGAAGAACGCCCTGTCGCACCGGTCGAAGGCGTTCCGCGGGATCGCCCCGATCGTGCGGGAGTACTTCGCGGTCTGA
- a CDS encoding MFS transporter yields the protein MTSTTNDAFDRRGVLLSGFLPAALFAIGEGAIIPIIPIAADSLGASLAFAGFVAALILVGELIGDVPSGVVVGRIGERNAMTGAALVSVVGLLVCVVAPDPWVLAVGVFLVGVSTAVFALARHAYMTTAIPLHIRARALSSLGGVFRFGYFVGPFVSAGVVHLTGTTQSAFWIHVVCCLAAAVVLLVLRDPATGARGLRLPSRASRPDATDAARRAAPAPHPDEPSTDTGAQFVEREAHGLFRTIRENRAVLARLGSGAALIGALRAGRQVILPLWAVSVGLDDASAALVIGIAGAVDFALFYTSGQIMDRWGRLASALPCMLGLAVSYFLLAWSGHLDAKVGWFVGIAIGMSLANGVGSGILMTLGADLAPRGNPAPFLGAWRFTGDFGSAAAPLVISGVTAVASLALASGVMGVLGLVGAGILLRYVPRYLPRRLR from the coding sequence ATGACGAGCACCACGAACGACGCCTTCGACCGCCGCGGTGTCCTGCTGTCCGGGTTCCTCCCCGCAGCACTGTTCGCGATCGGCGAGGGCGCGATCATCCCGATCATCCCGATCGCGGCCGACTCCCTCGGCGCGAGCCTGGCCTTCGCCGGGTTCGTCGCCGCGCTCATCCTGGTGGGCGAGCTCATCGGGGACGTGCCCTCGGGCGTGGTCGTCGGCCGGATCGGCGAGCGGAACGCGATGACGGGCGCCGCGCTGGTCTCCGTCGTCGGGCTCCTCGTCTGCGTCGTCGCACCGGACCCCTGGGTGCTCGCGGTCGGGGTGTTCCTGGTGGGCGTCTCGACGGCGGTGTTCGCGCTCGCCCGGCACGCCTACATGACGACCGCCATCCCCCTGCACATCCGCGCCCGGGCGCTCTCGAGCCTCGGCGGGGTGTTCCGCTTCGGGTACTTCGTCGGTCCGTTCGTCTCGGCCGGCGTCGTCCACCTGACGGGCACGACGCAGAGCGCCTTCTGGATCCACGTCGTCTGCTGCCTCGCGGCGGCGGTCGTGCTCCTCGTGCTGCGCGACCCCGCGACGGGCGCACGGGGTCTGCGGTTGCCGAGCCGCGCCTCCAGGCCGGACGCGACCGACGCGGCACGGCGCGCGGCACCCGCCCCGCACCCGGACGAACCATCCACCGACACCGGTGCGCAGTTCGTCGAGCGCGAGGCGCACGGCCTGTTCCGCACCATCCGCGAGAACCGTGCCGTCCTCGCGCGCCTCGGCAGCGGGGCGGCGCTGATCGGAGCGCTCCGTGCCGGACGACAGGTCATCCTGCCGCTCTGGGCGGTCAGCGTCGGTCTCGACGACGCCTCGGCAGCGCTCGTCATCGGCATCGCCGGCGCCGTCGACTTCGCGCTCTTCTACACGAGCGGGCAGATCATGGACCGGTGGGGACGCCTCGCGAGTGCGCTGCCCTGCATGCTCGGTCTCGCCGTCAGCTACTTCCTGCTCGCCTGGAGCGGCCACCTCGACGCGAAGGTCGGCTGGTTCGTCGGCATCGCCATCGGCATGTCGCTCGCGAACGGCGTCGGCAGCGGGATCCTCATGACGCTCGGTGCGGACCTCGCGCCGCGGGGCAACCCGGCGCCCTTCCTCGGCGCATGGCGGTTCACGGGTGACTTCGGCTCCGCGGCGGCGCCGCTGGTGATATCCGGGGTCACCGCGGTCGCGTCGCTCGCGCTCGCGAGCGGCGTGATGGGCGTGCTCGGCCTGGTGGGCGCGGGGATCCTGCTGCGGTACGTGCCGCGGTACCTGCCGCGTCGCCTCCGCTGA